The nucleotide sequence CAGCTCTTCCTCGACCAGCACCTCATCGGTACCGCGCTTGATGATCTCCAGCGCTTCCACTACTGACTTGTCGCTCATCCTGCCCTCTCTGACCGTTGCTACTCCCCTCGTAACGGGGCATGTTGGCCGAGAATGTTAGCATGACACGCAGACCATGCACCCCTGCTCTGCCTCTGGCCATGAGGATGCCAACCAGACTTCCGCGACTCGGGGGCGCACGGCAGACTCGCTGACCCACGTTTCACTGCCCGGGAGATCTCCATGGCGCTTTACCTCGGCCTGATGACAGGCACCAGCCTCGACGGCCTCGATGTCGCCCTGCTCGATATCGAACCCCATCAGGACTGCATTGCGCTGCGCGAGCACATCCGCTTCATCGACGGTCTGGATCTGCCGCTTCCGGACCCCCTGCGCACTCGCCTCTGGCGTCTGATGCACGAGGACCATGCGCATTTTCGTGATCTTGCCGCAGCCGAGCAGGCGCTGGCCGAACTGGCCGCCGACGCGATCCGCCAGCTGCTGTCTCGCCAGCGACTGGAACCGAAAGACATTCGCGCCATCGGCAGCCATGGACAGACCATCGAGCACCGCCCGCATGGCTTCAGCGATCAGCCCTGTCAGACGCCTTACACCCTGCAGCTCGACAACCCCAGCCTGCTGGCCGAGCTGACCGGCATCCCCGTGGTGGCAGACTTCCGCCGCAGGGATCTGGCGGCCGGTGGGCAGGCAGCGCCTCTGGCGCCGGCATTTCACTCAGCGCTGTTCGCTCAGCCAGACCAGTGGCGGGGACTGCTGAACCTGGGGGGGATCGCGAACCTGACATTGCTCCCGCCACTGGACTCGCAGGCGGCAGTGATCGGCTTTGATACCGGCCCGGCCAACTGCCTGCTGGATGCCTGGCATGCACGCCATCAGGGGGCCGCGATTGATCCTCAGGGCAGCTGGGCCGCCAGCGGCCATGTCATCGAGGAGCTGCTGGATCGTCTGCTCAGCGCGGATTACTTCACTCGACCGCTGCCGAAGAGTACCGGACGCGAGGACTTCCATCTCGGCTGGCTGGAGCAGCACCTGACAGGCAGCGAGGCCCCTGTCGATGTGCAGGCCACCTTGCTGAGTCTGACGGTAGAGAGCATCGCGCGTGCACTTGAGCATACCGGCGTATCACTGGCGGGACTGACACCCTGTGGTGGCGGAGCGCGCAACACCGCCCTGATGGCCGCGCTCGAACAGCGCCTTGCGCATGCAAGCCACCCCACCGGCCTGGCCACCTGCGCCTCGCTTGGCTGGAATGCCGATCTCCTCGAAGCCAGCGCCTTCGCGTGGCTGGCCGCCCGCAGAGTGCTGGAGCGCCCCGGCAATCTCATCAGCGTGACGGGAGCACGCGGCCCCAGAGTCCTGGGGGGCCTCTACGCACGCTGACCCATCGCGCGCAGACATGAAAAAGCCGCGCTCCTGGCAAAACAGAAGCGCGGCTTCGTCGAGTACCTGAGACATCTACCGTCGCAGGCCAGATTCTCCACGGACTTCAGCCATCGTCGTCCTGCAGCGAGAAGCGACTGGCGGCATTCATCACATCCAGTTGCGCTTCCTGAGCACTGTCGGAATCGCCGAACTTGATCATCAGACGCAGGTCATTGGCGGAATCGGCATGCGCCAATGCCACCTCCTCGGTGATCAGGTCCTGCTGATGCAACGCATAGAGCGATTGATCGAAGGTCATCATGCCCTGTTGCTGGGAGCGCTTCATCACGTCCTTTATCTCCACCACCGCCCCCTTGCGGATCAGATCGACGATCAGCGGCGAGCGCAGCATCACCTCGATGGCCGGCACTCGCTGTGCGCCATTGCCACTCTTGTGAGGCAGCAGCTGCTGGGCCACGATGCCCTTGAGATTCAGTGACAGGTCCATCCATACCTGTTCGTGACGCTCTTCCGGGAAGAAGTGGATGATGCGATCCAGCGCCTGGTTGGCGTTGTTGGCGTGCAAGGTCGCCAGACACAGGTGACCGGTTTCCGCAAAGGTCAGCGCATGCTCCATGGTCTCACGCGAACGGATCTCGCCGATCATGATCACGTCCGGCGCCTGGCGCAGCGTGTTGCGCAGCGCCACCTCGAAGGACTCGGTGTCGATCCCCACTTCGCGCTGGGTCACGATGGAGCGCTGATGGGGATGGATGTACTCGATCGGATCCTCGATGCAGATGATATGGCCACTTGAGGTCTGGTTGCGGTGCTGGATCATCGACGCCAGCGAGGTCGACTTGCCGGCACCCGTGCCCCCGACGAAGATCACCAGACCACGCTTGGTCTCCGAGAGACTCTTGATGATTTCCGGCAGGCGCAGTTCTTCCAGGCTGGGAATCGACAGCTGGATGCGACGGATGACCATGCCCATCTGGCTACGCTGATAGAAAGCACTGACCCGGAAACGCCCCACCCCCGGCAAACTATGGGCAAAATTGGCCTCACGCTCCTGTTCGAAGCGCTCTCGCTGCATGTCGCTCATCGGCGCAAGCACCAGTTCTCGCACCTGATCGACACCGAGCTTCTTGTCACCCAGCGCCGCCATTCGCCCGTTGACCTTCATCTGCGGCGGAGTCCCCGTCGAGATGAAAAGATCCGAGCTGCCCTTGCTGACCATCAACTGCAGGAGTTCCTGCAGCCATTCATGAGGAGTCATGAGCCGTGTCCCGATCCACTCTGTGAAGTCACATTCAAACTACGGTTTTATTATCGTTTATCGCAACGACCTTCCGTCCCGACGAGGACAACGCCCGTGATGGTCTTCAGGCGTGCCGTCTCGCCTGTCTCGACCTGGATTCGGCCATGGGCATTGCCCTGTCACTGATGTCGTCTGGCAACACCACTGCACGGCCGTCGCGCACTATCCCAGCAGCCCCTTGGCCTTCGCTTGCGCGTCTTCGCTAGTCACCAGCCCCTCGGCCAACAGTCGCGTCAGCGCCGAATCCAGCGTCTGCATCCCCAACGCACCACCGGTCTGGATGGAGGAATACATCTGCGCCACCTTGTCCTCACGGATCAGGTTGCGGATGGCCGGAGTGGCAAGCATGATCTCGTGCGCTGCCACGCGCCCGCCGCCCACCTTCTTGAGCAGCGTCTGCGCGATGACCCCTTGCAGGGATTCGGACAGCATCGAACGCACCATCGCCTTCTCTTCGCCCGGGAAGACGTCGATGATGCGGTCGACGGTCTTGGTCGCCGAGGTGGTGTGAAGGGTGCCGAAGACCAGGTGCCCGGTCTCGGCGGCCGTCAGTGCCAGACGGATGGTCTCGAGATCTCGCAGCTCGCCGACCAGAATGACGTCCGGGTCCTCACGCAGTGCCGAACGCAGAGCCGGCGCGAAGCCGTGGGTATCACGATGCACTTCACGCTGGTTGACCAGGCAACGCTTGGACTGGTGGACGAACTCGACCGGGTCCTCGATGGTGAGAATGTGGTCGTACTTGTTCTCGTTGATGTAATCGATCATTGCCGCCAGCGTGGTCGACTTGCCCGACCCCGTCGGACCGGTGACCAGAATCAGGCCACGCGGCAGCATGCACATCTTGCGAAACGCCTCGCCGAGACCCAGATCTTCCATCGTCAGCACTTCCGACGGGATGGTACGGAAGACGGCACCCGCCCCCCGCCCCTGATGGAAAGCATTGACACGGAAGCGCGAGACGCCCGGCACCTCGAAGGAGAAATCCGTCTCGAGGAACTCCTCGAAGTCGCGACGCTGCTTGTCGTTCATGATCTCGTAGATCAGCGCACGCACCTGCTTGTCATCCATCGAAGGGACGTTGATGCGTCGTACGTCACCATCGACGCGAATCATCGGTGGCAGGCCGGCGGACAGGTGCAGATCCGATGCGTTCTGTTTTGCCGAAAAAGCCAGCAGTTCGGTAATATCCATGCAGATCCCTCGCGAAGACCGAAGCTCTTGTACCAACGAGTCCCGTGGACTCGGGTGTAAGTGTGATGTGGCTCTTCAGCAGATGGTGCGGTGGATATCATGACGAACGCCCTATCCAGCCCATACTACCGGTGGCGCCCACGACGCCGAGCCATCAACCGTGAAGATATTTCGCAAATTCTGGAGCCGAGCCGCATGACTGCAGTCCCCGACGACGAAGCTTGTGTTACTCAGTGTATCCTAGAGGCCCGTGCGCGGCTGGAAAAGGCACTGCTGGCAAGTAAACGCAACGTAGAGGCAGCCCGGATACTGGCGGTGAGCAAGACCAAGCCCGACCGGATGATTCGTGCTGCCTGGCGCAATGGCCAGCGAGCCTTCGGCGAGAACTATCTGCAGGAAGCGCTGGACAAGCAGCAGGCGCTGTCGGACCTCACCGATATCGAATGGCACTTCATCGGCCCCATCCAGTCCAACAAGACCCGCGCGATTGCCGAACACTTCTCTTGGGTACATGCCGTCGAGCGTGAGAAGGTGGCTCGCAGATTGAGCGAGCAACGCCCCGAGACCCTGCCGCCACTCGACATCTGCCTGCAGGTGAACGTCTCCGGCGAGGCCACCAAGGCAGGCGTCACGCCCGAGGAATTGATTGCCCTGGCCGAGACGGTGCTGGCACTGCCCAACCTGCGACTGCGAGGCCTGATGGCGATTCCCGCCCCCGCCTCATCCGAGGCTGACCTGCAGGAAAGGCAGGCGCCCTTCAGGACACTGCGCGTATTGCTGGAGCAGCTGCAGGCTCGCTTCCCCGCGGCCCGCTACCCTCAGGCCAAGCTCGACACCCTGTCCATGGGCATGAGTGGTGACCTCGAGGCCGCCGTCGCCGAAGGCGCGACGCTGGTCCGTCTCGGCACGGCCCTCTTCGGAGCGCGTGACTATTCCAGCGCCCACTGATAGCACTCACTGACGCCGCCCGCACACGATTCACGCACGCCACTGACGCACGGTTCACTGCCACGAACGTCACTCTCGCGAAGCAGCCGCGGTAAAGTGCACAGACTCACCGCTCGCCGGCCCATCCCATCCGAACGATCAGGAGCACCGCATGACGCACCAGACCTCCGCCACTCCCCGCACCATCGCCTTCATCGGTGCCGGCAACATGGCCAGCGCCATCTTCGGCGGCATGATCGAGGCCGGCTATCCGGCAGACCGCATCATCGCGACGGCCCGTTCACGCGATACCCTCGAGGCGCTCGAGCAACGCTACGGCGTGACCACGACCCAGGACAACGCTGACGCCGTCGCACGTGCCGATGTCATCGTGCTGGGCGTCAAGCCACAGATGATGCATGACGTCTGCCAGGCACTGGCGCCCGCCGTACAGGAGCGCAAGCCGCTGGTCATCTCGGTCGCGGCCGGCATCACCTGCGACAGTCTCGAGCGCTGGCTGGGGGGAGAGCTTGCCATCATCCGCTGCATGCCCAATACCCCCTCGCTGGTGGGCGTCGGTGCCAGCGGCCTCTACGCCACCTCGCGCGTGACCGATGAGCAACGTGCGCTGATGGACGAGATGCTGACCGCGGTCGGTATCGTCGAATGGGTCGAGGAAGAAGGTCTGCTGGAAGCGGTCACCGGGATTTCCGGTTCCGGCCCGGCCTACTTCTTCCTGTTCATCGAAGCGCTTGAAGCCGCCGGTATCGAACTGGGACTGGATGCCGAGACGGCGCGCCGACTGGCGATCCAGACCGGACGCGGCGCCGCGCAGATGGCCTTCACCAGCGAGCACGAGCCGGCAGAGCTGCGTCGCCGTGTCTGCTCGCCGAATGGCACCACCGAACGCGCCATCAACAGCTTCGAGGGAGATGGCCTGCGCGAGATCGTCAGCCGTGCGGCCAAGGCGTCCAGCGCAAGGGCTGCAGAGCTGGCGCGTGAGCTGGACCAGTAACCCCAGTGGCGGGATTGCCACGCCACGAGTGGCAGCGTGCAGAGCGCCTGACTGGCAGCCCACTCGGGAAACCGCCATCATGCTGCGTTCATCTCGGATTGGCATGCTGATGGCATGACACGCCGACACCAGATTCGCGTCCTCAACTCACCGTCTTAAGGAAGGCCCCATGGGTGCTATGGGTAACATCGGACTTCAGCTGGTCACCATCCTGCTGCAACTGTTCGTCTATATACTGATGCTGCGTTTCCTGCTGCAGTTGTCTCGTGCAGATTTCTACAATCCGGTCACCCAGTCGGTGGTCAAGGCGACCAATCCGCTGGTGGCACCGCTGCAGGGCATCCTGCGCCCGCTGGGGCGCTTCGACATCGCCACGCTGGCGGCCGCCTTCATCGTCGTCAGCCTGGTGCTGGTCGCCATCGGCGCGCTGTTCGGCGGCATGCTGCCGATCGGCTTCATCGCGCTGACGGCACTGGGCACCATGCTCGACAGCATCATCAACATCTACTTCTTCGCCTTGATCGCGATGATCATCCTGTCGTGGGTCGCCCCCCAGGCCAACCACCCGGGCGCCATCCTGGTCCATCAGCTGGTGGACCCGATCATGAAGCCGGTGCGCAAGGTGATCCCGTCGATCGGCATGCTCGATCTGTCGCCGATCTTCGTGTTCATCGCCCTCAACCTGATCGGCAGTCTGGTCAGTCAGACGCTGCCGACCATCGGCATGCTGCGTAGCGTCTTCGGCTGATACGCACACTCCTCCCTGCCAGACGTGACATCGCCGCTTCGCGGTGTCCCCCCAGGCGCCCGCAACGGAACCTCCGCTGCGGGCGCCTGTGCTTCCTGCCCGCGCCACTGGCTCACGCGCGCCCGACGCTGTGCTAGAGTGATCCCTCGGCCGAAGCCAGAACCACGGTGCACGAGACGCCCACAAGGCGCATCACCGCGGCTTCGCGCCCCGGACACGGGCTCTGCCCGAACACTCTGCTGGACATGATGCTGGAAACCTTCACCACGATGCCTGATTCCCTTCCCCCGGATTCGGTCGGTCTCGTCAC is from Cobetia marina and encodes:
- a CDS encoding anhydro-N-acetylmuramic acid kinase, whose product is MALYLGLMTGTSLDGLDVALLDIEPHQDCIALREHIRFIDGLDLPLPDPLRTRLWRLMHEDHAHFRDLAAAEQALAELAADAIRQLLSRQRLEPKDIRAIGSHGQTIEHRPHGFSDQPCQTPYTLQLDNPSLLAELTGIPVVADFRRRDLAAGGQAAPLAPAFHSALFAQPDQWRGLLNLGGIANLTLLPPLDSQAAVIGFDTGPANCLLDAWHARHQGAAIDPQGSWAASGHVIEELLDRLLSADYFTRPLPKSTGREDFHLGWLEQHLTGSEAPVDVQATLLSLTVESIARALEHTGVSLAGLTPCGGGARNTALMAALEQRLAHASHPTGLATCASLGWNADLLEASAFAWLAARRVLERPGNLISVTGARGPRVLGGLYAR
- a CDS encoding PilT/PilU family type 4a pilus ATPase translates to MTPHEWLQELLQLMVSKGSSDLFISTGTPPQMKVNGRMAALGDKKLGVDQVRELVLAPMSDMQRERFEQEREANFAHSLPGVGRFRVSAFYQRSQMGMVIRRIQLSIPSLEELRLPEIIKSLSETKRGLVIFVGGTGAGKSTSLASMIQHRNQTSSGHIICIEDPIEYIHPHQRSIVTQREVGIDTESFEVALRNTLRQAPDVIMIGEIRSRETMEHALTFAETGHLCLATLHANNANQALDRIIHFFPEERHEQVWMDLSLNLKGIVAQQLLPHKSGNGAQRVPAIEVMLRSPLIVDLIRKGAVVEIKDVMKRSQQQGMMTFDQSLYALHQQDLITEEVALAHADSANDLRLMIKFGDSDSAQEAQLDVMNAASRFSLQDDDG
- a CDS encoding type IV pilus twitching motility protein PilT, which translates into the protein MDITELLAFSAKQNASDLHLSAGLPPMIRVDGDVRRINVPSMDDKQVRALIYEIMNDKQRRDFEEFLETDFSFEVPGVSRFRVNAFHQGRGAGAVFRTIPSEVLTMEDLGLGEAFRKMCMLPRGLILVTGPTGSGKSTTLAAMIDYINENKYDHILTIEDPVEFVHQSKRCLVNQREVHRDTHGFAPALRSALREDPDVILVGELRDLETIRLALTAAETGHLVFGTLHTTSATKTVDRIIDVFPGEEKAMVRSMLSESLQGVIAQTLLKKVGGGRVAAHEIMLATPAIRNLIREDKVAQMYSSIQTGGALGMQTLDSALTRLLAEGLVTSEDAQAKAKGLLG
- a CDS encoding YggS family pyridoxal phosphate-dependent enzyme, yielding MTAVPDDEACVTQCILEARARLEKALLASKRNVEAARILAVSKTKPDRMIRAAWRNGQRAFGENYLQEALDKQQALSDLTDIEWHFIGPIQSNKTRAIAEHFSWVHAVEREKVARRLSEQRPETLPPLDICLQVNVSGEATKAGVTPEELIALAETVLALPNLRLRGLMAIPAPASSEADLQERQAPFRTLRVLLEQLQARFPAARYPQAKLDTLSMGMSGDLEAAVAEGATLVRLGTALFGARDYSSAH
- the proC gene encoding pyrroline-5-carboxylate reductase; this translates as MTHQTSATPRTIAFIGAGNMASAIFGGMIEAGYPADRIIATARSRDTLEALEQRYGVTTTQDNADAVARADVIVLGVKPQMMHDVCQALAPAVQERKPLVISVAAGITCDSLERWLGGELAIIRCMPNTPSLVGVGASGLYATSRVTDEQRALMDEMLTAVGIVEWVEEEGLLEAVTGISGSGPAYFFLFIEALEAAGIELGLDAETARRLAIQTGRGAAQMAFTSEHEPAELRRRVCSPNGTTERAINSFEGDGLREIVSRAAKASSARAAELARELDQ
- a CDS encoding YggT family protein; the encoded protein is MGAMGNIGLQLVTILLQLFVYILMLRFLLQLSRADFYNPVTQSVVKATNPLVAPLQGILRPLGRFDIATLAAAFIVVSLVLVAIGALFGGMLPIGFIALTALGTMLDSIINIYFFALIAMIILSWVAPQANHPGAILVHQLVDPIMKPVRKVIPSIGMLDLSPIFVFIALNLIGSLVSQTLPTIGMLRSVFG